The Streptomyces kanamyceticus genome window below encodes:
- a CDS encoding isoprenyl transferase, producing MNLRDRLRGLLVRLYARRVEGHLDHDQVPKHIGVIMDGNRRWAKAAGSTTAQGHQAGADNIGEFLGWCSETDVEVVTLWLLSTDNFDRPKEELGPLLGIIEDTVRSLGRDGRWRVQHVGATDILPSEMRNVLKEAAEATADVDGIVVNVAIGYGGRQEIADAVRSMLLDAADKGESLEQVADKVDVDLIGKHLYTRAQPDPDLVIRTSGEQRLSGFMLWQTAHSEYYFCEVFWPAFRKVDFLRALRDYAARHRRYGG from the coding sequence GTGAACCTGCGGGACAGGCTGCGCGGCCTGCTGGTCAGGCTGTACGCACGCAGGGTGGAAGGCCACCTGGACCACGACCAGGTGCCCAAGCACATCGGGGTCATCATGGATGGCAACCGACGCTGGGCCAAGGCCGCCGGATCCACCACCGCCCAGGGCCACCAGGCGGGCGCGGACAACATCGGGGAGTTCCTCGGCTGGTGCAGCGAGACGGACGTCGAGGTCGTCACGCTGTGGCTGCTCTCGACGGACAACTTCGACCGTCCCAAGGAAGAACTGGGCCCGCTGCTCGGCATCATCGAGGACACGGTCCGCTCGCTTGGCCGCGACGGCCGCTGGCGCGTCCAGCACGTCGGCGCCACCGACATCCTGCCGTCGGAGATGCGCAACGTCCTCAAGGAGGCCGCGGAGGCCACGGCCGACGTCGACGGGATAGTGGTCAATGTCGCGATCGGCTACGGCGGCCGCCAGGAGATCGCCGACGCCGTCCGCTCGATGCTCCTCGACGCCGCCGACAAGGGCGAGTCGCTCGAACAGGTGGCCGACAAGGTCGATGTCGACCTGATCGGCAAGCACCTCTACACCAGGGCCCAGCCGGACCCGGACCTGGTGATCCGTACGAGTGGTGAACAGCGTCTGTCCGGATTCATGCTCTGGCAGACCGCTCACTCCGAGTACTACTTCTGCGAGGTCTTCTGGCCGGCCTTCCGAAAGGTCGACTTCCTTCGCGCGCTGCGGGATTACGCGGCGCGCCACCGTCGCTACGGCGGCTGA
- a CDS encoding peroxiredoxin produces MLTVGDKFPEFDLTACVSMEKGSEFEQINHKTYEGKWKIVFAWPKDFTFVCPTEIAAFGKLNDEFADRDAQILGFSGDSEFVHHAWRKDHPDLTDLPFPMLADSKHELMRDLGIEGEDGFAQRAVFIVDQNNEIQFTMVTAGSVGRNPKEVLRVLDALQTDELCPCNWSKGDETLDPVALLSGE; encoded by the coding sequence GTGCTCACTGTCGGTGACAAGTTCCCCGAGTTCGACCTGACTGCCTGTGTCTCGATGGAGAAGGGCTCGGAGTTCGAGCAGATCAACCACAAGACCTACGAGGGCAAGTGGAAGATCGTCTTCGCGTGGCCCAAGGACTTCACCTTCGTGTGCCCGACCGAGATCGCGGCCTTCGGCAAGCTGAACGACGAGTTCGCCGACCGTGACGCCCAGATCCTCGGCTTCTCCGGCGACTCCGAGTTCGTGCACCACGCCTGGCGCAAGGACCACCCGGACCTCACCGACCTGCCCTTCCCGATGCTGGCCGACTCGAAGCACGAGCTCATGCGTGACCTCGGCATCGAGGGCGAGGACGGCTTCGCGCAGCGCGCCGTCTTCATCGTCGACCAGAACAACGAGATCCAGTTCACGATGGTGACCGCGGGCTCCGTCGGCCGTAACCCGAAGGAGGTCCTCCGGGTCCTGGACGCGCTCCAGACGGACGAGCTCTGCCCGTGCAACTGGTCCAAGGGCGACGAGACCCTCGACCCGGTCGCGCTGCTCTCGGGCGAGTGA
- a CDS encoding AI-2E family transporter: MSRVPGWLGRLGAGLSEMSERLNEQRRDKDVDDGDDVEREVRDDLAREARERDGGHEHGRSRDCVEDDAEEQGAEHEHVPPPPAYAPAIAARPDPVAAVPWGMRVAAEAGWRLLVLAGTLWVLMKVISAVQLVVLAFVAALLITAMLQPTVARLKRLGLPRGLATAVTAILGFVIMGLVGWFVVWQVMDNVDELSRQVQGGIEDLRKWLLNSPFHVTEDQINDIAKSLRDAVGANTEELTSAGLEGVTVIVEAMTGILLAMFSTLFLLYDGKRIWQWTLKLVPAQARPGVEGAGPRAWRTLTAYVRGTVIVALIDAIFIGLGIYFLGVPMAVPLAVFIFLFAFIPLVGAVISGALAVVVALVTQGVFTAVMALAVVLAVQQIEGHILQPFILGRAVRVHPLAVVLSVAAGGLVAGIGGAVVAVPLVAVTNTVVGYLRAYSREAALKQSPQPRGATATDVAPVESPK; encoded by the coding sequence ATGTCGCGAGTGCCAGGGTGGCTCGGGCGGCTCGGCGCAGGCCTGAGCGAGATGAGCGAGCGGTTGAACGAGCAGCGCCGCGACAAGGACGTCGACGACGGCGACGACGTGGAGCGTGAGGTCCGCGACGACCTGGCCAGGGAGGCCAGGGAGCGCGACGGCGGCCACGAGCACGGTCGCAGTCGCGACTGCGTCGAGGACGACGCGGAGGAGCAGGGCGCCGAGCACGAGCACGTGCCCCCGCCGCCCGCCTACGCACCGGCCATAGCGGCCAGACCCGACCCCGTCGCGGCCGTGCCGTGGGGGATGCGGGTCGCGGCCGAGGCCGGCTGGCGGCTGCTCGTCCTCGCGGGCACGCTCTGGGTGCTGATGAAGGTCATCAGCGCGGTGCAGTTGGTGGTGCTCGCCTTCGTGGCCGCTCTGCTGATCACCGCGATGCTGCAGCCGACGGTGGCCAGGCTCAAGCGGCTCGGTCTGCCGCGCGGGCTCGCGACGGCCGTCACCGCGATCCTCGGCTTCGTGATCATGGGCCTGGTCGGCTGGTTCGTGGTCTGGCAGGTCATGGACAACGTCGACGAACTGTCGCGGCAGGTCCAGGGCGGCATCGAGGATCTGCGCAAGTGGCTGCTGAACAGCCCCTTCCACGTGACCGAGGATCAGATCAACGACATCGCCAAGAGCCTGCGCGACGCGGTCGGCGCCAACACCGAGGAGCTGACCTCCGCGGGCCTGGAGGGCGTCACGGTCATCGTCGAGGCGATGACGGGCATCCTGCTCGCGATGTTCTCGACGCTGTTCCTGCTGTACGACGGCAAGCGGATCTGGCAGTGGACGCTGAAGCTGGTGCCCGCCCAGGCGCGGCCCGGTGTCGAGGGCGCGGGCCCGCGGGCCTGGCGCACGCTCACCGCGTACGTGCGCGGCACGGTGATAGTGGCTCTGATCGACGCGATCTTCATCGGCCTCGGCATCTACTTCCTCGGGGTGCCGATGGCGGTGCCGCTCGCCGTCTTCATCTTCCTGTTCGCGTTCATCCCGCTGGTCGGCGCCGTGATCTCGGGCGCGCTCGCGGTGGTCGTCGCACTGGTCACGCAGGGCGTGTTCACCGCGGTGATGGCGTTGGCCGTGGTCCTCGCCGTACAGCAGATCGAGGGCCACATCCTGCAGCCGTTCATCCTGGGCCGCGCGGTGCGGGTGCATCCGCTGGCGGTCGTGCTCTCGGTCGCGGCGGGCGGTCTCGTCGCCGGGATCGGCGGCGCGGTGGTCGCGGTGCCGCTCGTGGCCGTGACGAACACGGTCGTGGGATATCTGCGGGCGTACTCCAGGGAGGCGGCGCTCAAGCAGTCGCCGCAGCCGAGGGGGGCGACGGCTACGGACGTCGCTCCTGTGGAGTCGCCGAAGTAG
- a CDS encoding LysR substrate-binding domain-containing protein, producing the protein MATPKAVTAVTKRGARQPSLAQLRAFTAVAEHLHFRDAAAAIGMSQPALSGAVSALEDVLGVTLLERTTRKVLLSSAGERLAVRAKAVLDEVGALMEEADAVRAPFTGALRLGVIPTVAPYLLPTVITLVHERYPDLDLQVHEEQTSSLLEGLAAGRLDLLLLAVPLGVPGVTELPLFDEDFVLVTPLDHWLGGREGIPREALKELNLLLLDEGHCLRDQALDICREAGRADAPVTTTAAGLSTLVQLVAGGLGVTLLPRTAVRVETSRSNQLLTGYFADPAPTRRIALAMRSGAARGAEYEELALALQGAVRPLPVRVV; encoded by the coding sequence GTGGCCACCCCCAAGGCCGTCACCGCCGTCACCAAGAGAGGCGCGCGCCAGCCGAGCCTCGCCCAGCTGCGGGCCTTCACCGCCGTCGCGGAACACCTGCACTTCAGGGACGCGGCCGCCGCGATAGGGATGAGCCAGCCCGCGCTGTCCGGCGCCGTCTCCGCGCTTGAGGACGTACTCGGAGTGACCCTCCTGGAGCGTACGACGCGCAAGGTGCTGCTCTCGTCGGCGGGGGAGCGGCTCGCGGTGCGCGCCAAGGCGGTGCTCGACGAGGTCGGCGCGCTGATGGAGGAGGCCGACGCGGTCCGCGCGCCGTTCACCGGGGCGCTGCGGCTCGGCGTGATCCCGACCGTGGCGCCGTACCTGCTGCCGACGGTGATCACGCTGGTGCACGAGAGGTACCCGGACCTCGACCTCCAGGTGCACGAGGAGCAGACCTCCTCGCTCCTCGAAGGGCTCGCGGCGGGACGGCTCGACCTGCTGCTGCTCGCCGTGCCCCTCGGTGTGCCCGGAGTGACCGAACTCCCCTTGTTCGACGAGGACTTCGTGCTCGTGACGCCCCTCGACCACTGGCTCGGCGGCCGCGAGGGCATTCCGCGCGAGGCGCTCAAGGAGCTGAACCTGCTGCTCCTCGACGAGGGGCACTGCCTGCGTGACCAGGCGCTCGACATCTGCCGCGAGGCGGGCCGCGCGGACGCCCCGGTGACCACGACCGCCGCCGGGCTCTCCACCCTCGTCCAACTGGTGGCCGGAGGGCTCGGGGTGACGCTCCTGCCGCGCACCGCGGTTCGGGTGGAGACCAGTCGGAGCAATCAGCTGCTGACAGGGTACTTCGCGGATCCGGCGCCTACGCGGCGGATCGCGCTCGCGATGCGGAGTGGTGCTGCGCGGGGGGCGGAGTACGAGGAGTTGGCGCTTGCCCTCCAGGGTGCGGTGCGGCCGTTGCCGGTGCGGGTTGTGTGA
- a CDS encoding FtsX-like permease family protein, which translates to MSDTRVRSEPSIAVPTAVAPTGVAAWMRDLGMGIRFATGGGREGWIRTILTALGVGLGVALLLGAASVPNMLQNRDDRSFARTPHSSFDGKPLKATDSTVVIRDTGTTFRGKSPTGLFLRADGKSPELPPGLDKIPAAGEMVVSPALRDLLDDPANKLLKERFGDYRVTGTIGKAGLLSPVELFYYAGSDKITATGNNYRVQSFGQDNSLPLDPFLMALVVLICVVLLTPVAIFIGTAVRFGGERRDRRLAALRLVGADARAVRRIAAGEALFGALVGLAAGAVFFLLLRELVGVVDMTNVSAYPSDMVPSLGLVALVAVAVPVSAVLVTLLSLRSVAIEPLGVFRGTKQRKRRLWWRLALPVLGIGTLLYSGRIDRSMGNEAVNVTAIAVGSALSLIGLSALLPWLVEAVVGRLRGGPVPWQLAVRRLQLTTGTASRAVSGITVAVAGAVALQMMFASMHDDFNEMTGQDTTRAQLTVRSGAASGPLAQRMIDDFTATKGVTKVIGTVQAFVTRPDGKKVRDMTPTTEVTIGTCATLRELANLNSCKDGDVFVSHTGSKEQNGWVDQTARPGKPVNIGPDPDFNKNAKQVLWTLPKDTPTVQARTNPSGRKIDGIFATPSAIDIKKLDDASTTSWVKTDPKVADAEEYVRNTAIRIDPFIGVDTLKSVDRDKQYASIARGLQIGATATMALIAASMLVSMIEQLRERKRLLAVLTAFGTRRSSMAWSLLWQTALPVALGLGLAIVGGLGLGVVMTRMIDKGVTDWWSFLPLTGAGAAMVAIVTLLSLPPLRRMMRPDGLRTE; encoded by the coding sequence ATGAGTGACACCCGAGTGCGCTCCGAGCCCTCGATAGCGGTGCCGACCGCCGTGGCCCCGACCGGAGTCGCCGCCTGGATGCGCGACCTGGGCATGGGCATACGGTTCGCGACGGGCGGCGGCCGCGAGGGCTGGATCCGCACGATCCTGACCGCCCTCGGCGTCGGCCTCGGCGTGGCGCTGCTGCTCGGCGCTGCGTCGGTGCCGAACATGCTGCAGAACCGCGACGACCGGTCGTTCGCCCGCACGCCGCACTCCTCCTTCGACGGCAAGCCGCTCAAGGCGACCGATTCGACGGTGGTCATCCGCGACACCGGCACCACCTTCCGCGGGAAGAGCCCGACCGGCCTCTTCCTGCGCGCCGACGGCAAGAGCCCGGAGCTGCCGCCGGGACTCGACAAGATCCCCGCGGCCGGCGAGATGGTCGTCTCGCCCGCGCTGCGCGACCTGCTCGACGACCCGGCGAACAAGCTCCTGAAGGAACGCTTCGGCGACTACCGCGTGACCGGCACCATCGGCAAGGCGGGCCTCCTCTCGCCGGTGGAGCTCTTCTACTACGCGGGCAGCGACAAGATCACCGCGACGGGCAACAACTACCGCGTCCAGAGCTTCGGGCAGGACAACTCGCTGCCCCTCGACCCGTTCCTGATGGCACTGGTCGTGCTGATCTGCGTCGTGCTCCTCACCCCGGTGGCGATCTTCATCGGTACGGCCGTGCGGTTCGGCGGCGAACGGCGCGACCGGCGGCTCGCGGCCCTGCGCCTGGTCGGCGCGGACGCCCGCGCGGTGCGCAGGATCGCGGCGGGCGAGGCGTTGTTCGGCGCGCTCGTCGGGCTCGCGGCGGGCGCCGTGTTCTTCCTGCTCCTACGGGAGTTGGTGGGCGTGGTCGACATGACGAACGTCAGCGCCTACCCGTCGGACATGGTGCCCTCGCTCGGCCTGGTGGCCCTCGTCGCGGTGGCCGTGCCGGTGTCGGCGGTCCTGGTGACGCTGCTCTCGCTGCGCTCGGTCGCCATCGAACCGCTCGGGGTGTTCCGGGGCACCAAGCAGCGCAAGCGCCGCCTGTGGTGGCGGCTCGCCCTGCCGGTCCTCGGCATCGGCACCCTGCTCTACTCCGGCCGCATCGACCGCAGCATGGGCAACGAGGCCGTCAACGTCACGGCGATCGCGGTGGGTTCGGCGCTCTCCCTGATCGGGCTCAGCGCGCTGCTTCCCTGGCTCGTCGAGGCCGTCGTGGGACGACTGCGCGGCGGGCCCGTGCCCTGGCAGCTCGCCGTCCGCAGGCTTCAGCTGACCACCGGCACCGCGTCCCGCGCGGTCAGCGGGATCACCGTCGCGGTGGCGGGCGCGGTGGCGCTGCAGATGATGTTCGCGTCCATGCACGACGACTTCAACGAGATGACGGGCCAGGACACCACGCGCGCCCAGCTCACGGTCCGCAGCGGGGCCGCGAGCGGCCCGCTCGCCCAGCGGATGATCGACGACTTCACCGCGACCAAGGGCGTCACCAAGGTCATCGGGACCGTGCAGGCGTTCGTCACCCGGCCCGACGGCAAGAAGGTCAGGGACATGACGCCGACCACGGAGGTGACCATCGGCACCTGCGCGACCCTGCGCGAGCTGGCGAACCTCAACTCCTGCAAGGACGGCGACGTCTTCGTCTCGCACACGGGCAGCAAGGAGCAGAACGGCTGGGTGGACCAGACGGCGCGCCCCGGCAAGCCGGTCAACATCGGGCCCGACCCCGACTTCAACAAGAACGCCAAGCAGGTCCTGTGGACGCTGCCGAAGGACACGCCCACCGTCCAGGCGCGGACCAACCCGTCCGGCAGGAAGATCGACGGCATCTTCGCGACGCCGAGCGCCATCGACATCAAGAAGCTGGACGACGCGTCGACGACCTCCTGGGTCAAGACCGACCCGAAGGTGGCGGACGCCGAGGAGTACGTGCGCAACACGGCGATCCGCATCGATCCGTTCATCGGCGTGGACACCCTGAAGTCGGTCGACCGCGACAAGCAGTACGCGTCCATCGCGCGCGGTCTGCAGATCGGCGCGACCGCCACGATGGCGCTGATCGCGGCGTCCATGCTGGTCTCGATGATCGAGCAACTACGGGAGCGCAAGCGGCTCCTCGCGGTTCTCACCGCGTTCGGCACGCGCCGCTCGTCGATGGCGTGGTCGCTCCTGTGGCAGACGGCACTGCCGGTGGCCCTCGGCCTCGGCCTCGCGATCGTCGGCGGCCTCGGCCTGGGCGTGGTGATGACCCGCATGATCGACAAGGGGGTCACCGACTGGTGGTCGTTCCTGCCGCTGACGGGCGCGGGCGCGGCGATGGTCGCGATCGTGACGCTCCTCAGCCTGCCGCCCCTGCGCAGGATGATGCGCCCGGACGGCCTCCGCACGGAGTAG
- a CDS encoding PhoH family protein produces MVTSTKRRMPDRRTYVLDTSVLLADPNALTRFDEHEVVLPIVVVTELEAKRHHPELGYFARQALRLLDDFRIRHGRLDAPIPIGDLGGSLRVELNHSDPGVLPAGYRLGDNDSRILAVARNLQAEGYDVTVVSKDLPLRIKASSVGLLAEEYRAELAITDSGWTGMSELPLSGEQVDLLFEEETLYVPEAADLPVHTGLTIQSERGKALGRVTAEGNVRLVRGDREAFGLKGRSAEQRIALDLLLDPEIGIMSMGGRAGTGKSALALCAGLEAVLERRQHQKVMVFRPLYAVGGQELGYLPGTEAEKMGPWAQAVFDTLGSVAGKAVIEEVTARGMLEVLPLTHIRGRSLHDAFVIVDEAQSLERNVLLTVLSRIGANSRVVLTHDVAQRDNLRVGRYDGVVAVVEKLKGHPLFAHVTLTRSERSQIAALVTEMLEDGQI; encoded by the coding sequence GTGGTGACCAGCACAAAGCGCCGCATGCCCGACAGGCGCACCTATGTTCTCGACACCAGCGTCCTGCTGGCCGACCCCAACGCCCTGACCCGCTTCGATGAGCACGAAGTCGTGCTGCCCATCGTCGTGGTGACGGAATTGGAGGCCAAGCGACACCATCCGGAGCTCGGCTACTTCGCCCGGCAGGCGCTGCGCCTGCTGGACGACTTCCGCATCCGGCACGGCCGCCTGGACGCCCCGATCCCCATCGGGGACCTCGGCGGCTCGCTGCGCGTCGAGCTCAACCACTCCGATCCCGGCGTGCTCCCGGCCGGCTACCGGTTGGGGGACAATGACTCACGGATCCTCGCCGTCGCCCGCAACCTCCAGGCGGAGGGGTACGACGTCACGGTCGTGTCGAAGGACCTGCCGCTCAGAATCAAGGCGTCGTCGGTCGGTCTCCTCGCCGAGGAGTACCGCGCCGAGCTCGCCATCACGGACTCCGGCTGGACCGGAATGTCCGAACTACCCCTCTCCGGTGAGCAGGTCGACCTCCTCTTCGAGGAAGAGACCCTGTACGTCCCCGAGGCCGCCGACCTGCCGGTGCACACGGGACTCACCATCCAGTCGGAGCGCGGCAAGGCCCTGGGCCGCGTCACGGCCGAGGGCAACGTCCGCCTCGTGCGCGGCGACCGGGAGGCCTTCGGCCTCAAGGGTCGCAGCGCCGAGCAGCGCATCGCGCTCGATCTCCTCCTGGACCCGGAGATCGGCATCATGTCGATGGGCGGTCGCGCGGGCACCGGCAAGTCGGCGCTCGCGCTCTGCGCGGGCCTGGAAGCCGTCCTGGAGCGCAGGCAGCACCAGAAGGTGATGGTCTTCCGGCCGCTGTACGCGGTGGGCGGGCAGGAGCTCGGCTATCTGCCCGGCACCGAGGCCGAGAAGATGGGGCCTTGGGCGCAGGCCGTCTTCGACACGCTCGGCTCGGTGGCGGGGAAGGCGGTCATCGAGGAGGTGACGGCGCGCGGGATGCTCGAAGTGCTTCCGCTCACCCACATCCGCGGGCGCTCGCTGCACGACGCGTTCGTGATCGTGGACGAGGCGCAATCCCTGGAGCGGAACGTCCTGTTGACCGTTCTGTCCCGTATCGGGGCGAACTCCCGGGTCGTCCTGACCCATGACGTGGCCCAGCGCGACAACCTCCGCGTGGGGCGGTACGACGGAGTGGTCGCCGTCGTCGAGAAGCTGAAGGGCCATCCGCTCTTCGCCCACGTCACGCTCACGCGCTCGGAGCGTTCGCAGATCGCGGCCCTGGTGACCGAAATGCTGGAGGACGGTCAGATCTGA
- a CDS encoding alkyl hydroperoxide reductase, translating to MALDELKSAIPDYAKDLRLNLGSVIGNSDLPQQQLWGTVLACAIASRSPKVLRELEPEAKANLSPEAYTAAKSAAAIMAMNNVFYRTRHLLSDAEYGTMRAGLRMNVIGNPGVEKVDFELWSLAVSAINGCGQCLDSHEQVLRKAGVDRETIQEAFKVASVIQAVGVTLDSEAHLAE from the coding sequence ATGGCACTCGACGAACTGAAGTCCGCCATACCGGACTACGCCAAGGACCTCCGCCTGAACCTGGGCTCGGTCATCGGCAACAGCGACCTGCCGCAGCAGCAGCTGTGGGGCACCGTGCTGGCCTGCGCCATCGCGTCCCGCTCCCCGAAGGTGCTGCGCGAGCTGGAGCCCGAGGCGAAGGCGAACCTCTCCCCCGAGGCGTACACGGCCGCCAAGTCGGCCGCCGCCATCATGGCGATGAACAACGTCTTCTACCGCACGCGCCACCTGCTCTCCGACGCGGAGTACGGGACGATGCGCGCCGGTCTGCGGATGAACGTCATCGGCAACCCGGGCGTCGAGAAGGTCGACTTCGAGCTGTGGTCCCTCGCGGTCTCCGCGATCAACGGCTGCGGCCAGTGCCTGGACTCGCACGAGCAGGTCCTGCGCAAGGCCGGCGTCGACCGCGAGACGATCCAGGAGGCCTTCAAGGTCGCCTCGGTCATCCAGGCGGTCGGCGTAACGCTTGATTCTGAGGCTCACTTGGCGGAGTAG
- a CDS encoding lytic transglycosylase domain-containing protein, with protein MSRISVRGFAVASATAVTTVGAVVGVASGDTQPSNTNDLEAAASDATLLADIPAGQQAQVQTASLTQQADAQAMAADTAAKKTAAEEARKQAAASAIEKQKAAAKAEKAEAAEKAAAKKEREEKAETKASRSSGRDASSFAPQSSYSVSQVQAMARQMVPGDQFQCFSNIVNHESTWNYKATNASSGAYGLVQALPGSKMSSAGADWQTNPATQIKWGLNYMNDRYGSPCGAWSFWQANNWY; from the coding sequence GTGAGCCGGATTTCGGTCCGGGGATTCGCCGTGGCATCTGCCACCGCGGTCACCACCGTCGGCGCTGTCGTGGGTGTGGCTTCGGGCGACACCCAGCCCTCGAATACGAACGACCTCGAGGCAGCGGCAAGCGACGCGACGCTCCTCGCAGACATACCCGCGGGCCAGCAGGCCCAGGTCCAGACCGCTTCTCTGACGCAGCAGGCCGACGCGCAGGCGATGGCCGCCGACACCGCTGCCAAGAAGACCGCCGCGGAGGAGGCCCGCAAGCAGGCCGCCGCATCGGCGATCGAGAAGCAGAAGGCCGCGGCGAAGGCGGAGAAGGCCGAGGCAGCCGAGAAGGCCGCCGCCAAGAAGGAGCGCGAGGAGAAGGCCGAGACCAAGGCCAGCCGTTCCTCCGGACGCGACGCCTCCAGCTTCGCTCCCCAGAGCTCCTACTCCGTCTCGCAGGTCCAGGCGATGGCACGGCAGATGGTCCCCGGGGACCAGTTCCAGTGCTTCAGCAACATCGTCAACCACGAGTCGACGTGGAACTACAAGGCCACCAACGCCTCTTCGGGCGCGTACGGCCTCGTTCAGGCACTGCCGGGTTCCAAGATGTCGTCGGCCGGCGCCGACTGGCAGACGAACCCCGCCACGCAGATCAAGTGGGGCCTGAACTACATGAACGACCGCTACGGCAGCCCGTGCGGTGCCTGGTCCTTCTGGCAGGCGAACAACTGGTACTAG